One window of the Marivivens aquimaris genome contains the following:
- the mntR gene encoding manganese-binding transcriptional regulator MntR encodes MTKLQSQGREPFEAVDRAPEAQADGFATVRQAHESEMAEDYVELIAELIETRGEARPVEIAERLGVKPPTVTKNISRLKAAGLVRREPYRAIFLTDAGQDLAEICRRRHRVVVAFLLSLGIDEETAERDAEGIEHHVSGTTLEAFERRLNQK; translated from the coding sequence ATGACAAAGCTACAATCACAAGGGCGTGAGCCATTCGAAGCGGTCGACCGGGCTCCCGAGGCGCAGGCCGATGGCTTTGCGACCGTGCGTCAGGCACATGAAAGCGAGATGGCGGAGGATTACGTCGAACTGATCGCGGAACTGATCGAGACGCGCGGGGAGGCCAGACCGGTCGAGATCGCCGAGCGGCTTGGCGTGAAGCCGCCGACCGTGACCAAGAACATCTCGCGGCTCAAGGCTGCTGGTCTGGTCCGGCGGGAGCCATACCGCGCGATATTCCTCACCGATGCCGGGCAGGACCTCGCGGAGATCTGTCGACGCCGCCACAGGGTCGTCGTCGCCTTTCTTCTGAGCCTGGGAATCGACGAAGAGACCGCGGAACGCGATGCGGAAGGGATCGAGCATCACGTCAGCGGGACGACATTGGAGGCGTTCGAGCGACGGC